A stretch of DNA from Bacillus sp. SM2101:
CAGCAACTAAAATAATAACTAAAAGGATGAATAGTACTAGAACTAGTACTATATCAATGTACTTGTATCGGAACATCAACCCAAGCAGTTTAGATTTATGAACCTAGCATATGTTACGTTACATATAGAAAAAACAAAAACTTCTCCTTTTTACGGAAGAAGCTTAATTTATAAGTTGTTTATAATTCCTTCATTTGTATTCACCAAACATTTGCGAAACAGCTTCCGTTTCAATATCTTCAAACGTGTTATGAAACTTCCAATATAAATCGAAGATTGTATTTTCGTAGTTTTGATAGAATCCGAATAACGAATACTTAGAGCCGTGAAAATCGTCAATACTTTCGTAATTAAATTCAACCCCTGCGGCGTTTTTATGTCCGCCACCGCCAAGACGTTTTGCAATTTCACCCACGTCAATGTTCGGTTTGCTACGCATTGAAATCTTGCGATTATTGGCGTCAATCATGATAATTGCGTCCAAGTTCAACCGATTCAATAGTTCATGACCTGCTTCGGATTGATAACGGTCAGCAAATACAACGCCAACTTGCTTATCACCTGTTAATTCGTAGATAACGATTCCTTTTTCGAGTTTGTAAATATACCGTTCAATTGCTTCTTCTTCCAATTCAAGTAGAAGTTCGTCGGATTCCGTGAAATTGATAGGATTCGTAAGTCTCAAGCAACGATCTTCAAAACGGTCGATTCCTAAAATGTAATAAAGACGATTTAATCGTTTTGAATCAGGGTGTGCATGTACCCAACGGTCATAGTCGTCAACAAGAAGAGCAAATTCACGGAATCTATCGGGAATGCCCTCGATATAATTGAAGACTAATAATGTATTAAAAACAGGTAAGTATATATTACATGATGTAATACATACTTACCTTGATTTATTTGACCTTATAATGAATAAAAGTCTATCATTTTTTTGTTCAAATTAAATCTTTTCTACTTTACATGTACAGGGTTATTAGTTTCCTCGGTCTCATTGTTTTGCTCTAGATTGTTGAGAAGTGTAAATTCTAGTAAATGACCTTTAGAGAAAGTGTCTACCAACATATGTCCATAGTCTATGTTAGAGCTTGCTCCTGTTAATATTAATGAGGATACCCAAGGAAACTCTTCAATTAACAAATCATCTTTGAATGGATACAACATCAGAGCTTTCTCATGAATATATCCTGATTTTAGATCTTTCGTAATGTTAAATGTTGTCCAATATTTCTCCAATAGTTTTTCAGAAGTACTGTAATTATTATCAACATATGTTACATTAACATAATCCTTGCCAATGCTATAATTTAAATCATCATAAATAGGGTTCGCGTCAATAGCTCCCCTTAACTGTAACGTTTTATAGTCCGTACGGTCCATCAGTTTCATTACAATTAAAATAGCTTGTTCTCTAGAAATGCTATCAGAGTTATCCTCTTCTCCAATGACCCCATTAAAAGGAAATAAAGATTCATTAGCTTCCTTAAATACATGTTTTCCTGAAACAAAACTTAAGGATGAGTCCACAAGCTGATTAACATAACCTTCTAAACCTTCAGCTTCAGAGTACTTCATCGCTCCTGTTAAATCTTCCTTAATATTTTCCATGCTAAATGTATTCATTAACATGTCAACAAC
This window harbors:
- a CDS encoding DHHA1 domain-containing protein, whose translation is MRLTNPINFTESDELLLELEEEAIERYIYKLEKGIVIYELTGDKQVGVVFADRYQSEAGHELLNRLNLDAIIMIDANNRKISMRSKPNIDVGEIAKRLGGGGHKNAAGVEFNYESIDDFHGSKYSLFGFYQNYENTIFDLYWKFHNTFEDIETEAVSQMFGEYK